Proteins from a single region of Pyxidicoccus trucidator:
- a CDS encoding glutathione S-transferase family protein: MKLYFNPRSRAVIAKWMLDECGAKYELVPVDLSKREQKAPEFLKVNPAGKLPALVDGDTRVFEAAAICLYLADKFPEANLAPKPGAPERGRYLSLVVYSTSQVEPSMGDHMMKQPTAPQRGWTDFEGVLNAVENELGSGPYLFGDWFTAADVMVGSMFIWQRMLGGNTGRPKLEAYVDRLMARPKGLKVG, translated from the coding sequence ATGAAGCTCTATTTCAATCCCAGGAGCCGTGCGGTCATCGCGAAGTGGATGCTCGATGAGTGCGGCGCGAAGTACGAGCTGGTGCCCGTCGACTTGTCGAAGCGGGAGCAGAAGGCGCCGGAGTTCCTCAAGGTGAACCCCGCCGGCAAGCTGCCCGCGCTGGTGGATGGCGACACGCGCGTGTTCGAGGCCGCGGCCATCTGTCTGTACCTCGCCGACAAGTTCCCCGAGGCCAACCTCGCGCCGAAGCCGGGCGCGCCGGAGCGGGGCCGCTACCTGTCCCTGGTGGTGTACTCGACGTCCCAGGTGGAGCCCTCCATGGGCGACCACATGATGAAGCAGCCGACGGCGCCCCAGCGCGGCTGGACGGACTTCGAGGGCGTCCTCAACGCGGTGGAGAACGAGCTCGGCAGCGGGCCCTACCTCTTCGGCGACTGGTTCACCGCGGCCGATGTGATGGTTGGCTCCATGTTCATCTGGCAGCGCATGCTGGGCGGCAACACGGGGCGGCCGAAGCTGGAGGCCTACGTCGACCGGCTCATGGCCCGGCCCAAGGGCCTGAAGGTCGGCTGA
- a CDS encoding serine/threonine-protein kinase PknK, whose protein sequence is MNIDEPLQEGEVLGVRDLGPYHLEEVLGRGGMGVVYSAVHRNTGEHVALKTVLVTHGSLLNSIRWEVRTLGRIHHPGVVRILDSGLSGERPWYAMELVEGRTLRQLIERYWSVSSQGTASSATLPALPLLKLVRSLCAPLAYLHGSGLVHRDLKPGNVFIRRNGTVVLGDFGLVGAYGGASGREELQVDEGVQGTPLYMAPEQILGDLVDARADLYSLGCILYECVTGFPPFFGGTPGSIRRRHLQQPPTPPSQLLDEPLPERLEWLISKLLEKQPQDRLGYAEDVDRVLGELGVESALPAKPPRPRPYLYRPPFSGRVEAVQRIGARLDALAEGRGGCIFIGGGSGTGKTRLVMEMARRALRKGLMVVTGECIPLGLSGTAVDDRTRASPLHPFRPLLVRVADRCREEGWEAGQLLGTWGRVLVPYEPSLRGLPALDALPVPPPLASAAAERARIFTALQEALFALSEDDLMLLVLDDLQWADELTLGFLRQLRYEDLVSRGVLLLGTYRVEALGQPLLRDAVSGAPEALHLELGRLEATDIQAMIRGMLALRALSPVLDGLVRRSEGNPFFVAEYLRAAISQGLLHRDPSGEWHLSRRARASLESLALPASIAEIIRGRLASLDARTQVVAELAAVLGREFDAELLLDAVPLSEAHGLEALETLRVRQILERMDGGRLRFIHDKLREFSYGALGPERRRVLHHRAAEALERSYSTALDFALMFPGLANHWAKAEVHEQASRYYGLAGDRARAAHANDEAIRFYQSALAEAGMGREPDAARLPVLQESLGDVLALTGRQEEARAAYGEARSRLASALRQERARLHRKVGKTWETHHLHEDALRAYDEAEAALGVPQSGTGGVAEEGTAPRWWHEWVQVHVERIWVYYWMGRVAEMEAIIDKVRPDVEARGTFQQRARFFQALLLMAFKRDRYRVSDETVRDAWRAMEAGERSGDLAEMATCRFFLAFTLLFHDDLDASEQQGLAGLRLAELLGDLTLQSRLLTYLMQVYRRRGQVAEAREWSERCLKVSTAAGMDDYVGAVQATRAWVAWKEHRLDEAEREARAATDCWRKLSARYPFAGQWQGLVVLLALEARRGKVAEAVEHARELLDPAQQRLPDPLSGALEAAVGAWNKGQRREALEHLLRAVDLADEHHFL, encoded by the coding sequence GTGAACATCGACGAACCCTTGCAGGAGGGCGAGGTTCTCGGGGTCCGGGACCTGGGGCCCTACCACCTCGAGGAGGTCCTGGGGCGGGGTGGAATGGGGGTCGTCTACTCGGCCGTCCATCGCAACACGGGTGAGCACGTGGCGCTGAAGACGGTGCTCGTGACGCACGGGAGCCTGCTGAACAGCATCCGGTGGGAGGTGCGGACACTGGGGCGCATCCACCACCCGGGCGTGGTCCGCATCCTCGACAGTGGGCTCTCCGGCGAGAGGCCCTGGTATGCGATGGAGTTGGTGGAGGGGCGGACGCTCCGGCAGCTCATCGAGCGCTACTGGAGTGTGTCGAGCCAGGGCACCGCCTCCAGTGCGACGCTTCCCGCGCTCCCCCTGCTGAAGCTCGTGCGGAGCCTGTGCGCGCCCCTGGCCTACCTGCATGGCAGCGGCCTGGTGCACCGAGACCTCAAGCCCGGCAACGTCTTCATCCGGAGGAATGGGACGGTGGTGCTCGGGGACTTCGGGCTGGTGGGCGCGTATGGCGGAGCCTCCGGACGGGAGGAGCTCCAGGTGGATGAGGGCGTGCAGGGCACGCCCCTCTACATGGCGCCCGAGCAGATTCTGGGTGACCTGGTGGATGCCCGGGCGGACCTCTATTCGCTCGGCTGCATCCTGTACGAATGCGTGACGGGCTTTCCCCCCTTCTTCGGGGGCACGCCCGGCAGCATCCGCCGGCGCCACCTTCAGCAGCCACCCACGCCGCCCTCCCAGCTCCTGGACGAGCCGCTCCCGGAGCGGCTGGAGTGGCTCATCTCCAAGCTCCTGGAGAAGCAGCCGCAGGACCGGCTGGGCTATGCGGAGGATGTGGACCGGGTGCTTGGGGAGCTGGGGGTGGAGTCGGCGCTGCCGGCGAAGCCGCCCCGGCCCCGGCCCTATCTCTACCGTCCACCCTTCTCGGGCCGGGTGGAGGCGGTGCAACGCATTGGCGCCCGGCTCGATGCGCTGGCCGAGGGCCGCGGTGGCTGCATCTTCATTGGCGGCGGCAGCGGCACGGGCAAGACGCGGCTGGTGATGGAGATGGCCCGGCGGGCGCTGCGCAAGGGTTTGATGGTGGTGACGGGCGAGTGCATTCCCCTGGGGCTGTCGGGAACGGCCGTGGATGACCGCACGCGGGCCTCGCCCCTGCACCCCTTCCGCCCGCTGCTGGTCCGGGTGGCGGACCGGTGCCGCGAGGAGGGCTGGGAGGCGGGCCAGCTGCTCGGGACCTGGGGGCGGGTGCTGGTTCCCTACGAGCCCTCGCTGCGCGGGCTGCCCGCCCTGGACGCGCTCCCCGTGCCGCCGCCCCTGGCCAGCGCCGCGGCCGAGCGCGCCCGCATCTTCACCGCCCTTCAAGAGGCCCTCTTCGCGCTGAGCGAGGACGACCTGATGCTGCTCGTCCTCGACGACCTGCAGTGGGCGGATGAGCTGACGCTCGGCTTCCTGCGGCAGCTTCGCTACGAGGACCTCGTCTCCCGGGGCGTGCTGTTGCTGGGCACCTACCGCGTGGAGGCGCTGGGCCAGCCGCTCCTCAGGGACGCGGTGTCCGGCGCTCCCGAGGCCCTGCACCTGGAGCTGGGACGGCTCGAAGCGACGGACATCCAGGCCATGATTCGCGGCATGCTGGCCCTGCGCGCCCTGTCTCCCGTGCTCGACGGGCTGGTGCGCAGGTCCGAGGGCAACCCCTTCTTCGTCGCCGAGTACCTGCGGGCCGCAATCTCCCAGGGGCTGCTCCACCGCGACCCCTCCGGGGAATGGCACCTGTCCCGGCGGGCCCGCGCTTCACTCGAGTCGCTCGCGCTGCCCGCCTCCATCGCCGAAATCATCCGAGGGCGGCTGGCGTCATTGGACGCCCGGACGCAGGTGGTGGCGGAGCTGGCCGCGGTGCTCGGGCGCGAGTTCGACGCCGAGCTGCTGCTGGACGCCGTGCCGCTGAGCGAGGCGCATGGGCTGGAGGCCCTGGAGACGCTGCGGGTGCGGCAGATTCTCGAGCGGATGGACGGAGGGCGGCTGCGCTTCATCCACGACAAGCTGCGCGAGTTCTCCTATGGCGCCCTCGGCCCCGAGCGGCGCCGCGTGCTCCACCACCGTGCCGCGGAGGCGCTGGAGCGGAGCTACTCCACCGCGCTGGACTTCGCCCTGATGTTCCCCGGGCTGGCCAACCACTGGGCGAAGGCCGAGGTGCATGAACAGGCGAGTCGCTACTACGGCCTGGCGGGGGACCGTGCCCGCGCCGCTCACGCCAACGACGAGGCCATCCGCTTCTATCAATCCGCCCTGGCCGAGGCGGGGATGGGGCGCGAGCCGGACGCGGCCCGGCTCCCGGTCCTCCAGGAGAGCCTGGGCGACGTGCTGGCCCTCACCGGGCGGCAGGAGGAAGCGCGCGCGGCGTATGGCGAGGCCCGCTCCCGGCTGGCTTCAGCGCTCCGTCAGGAGCGCGCCCGCCTCCATCGCAAGGTGGGCAAGACGTGGGAGACGCATCACCTGCATGAGGACGCCTTGCGCGCCTACGACGAGGCCGAGGCCGCGCTGGGCGTGCCCCAATCAGGAACGGGTGGAGTGGCCGAGGAGGGGACGGCGCCGCGCTGGTGGCACGAGTGGGTCCAGGTCCACGTGGAGCGCATCTGGGTCTACTACTGGATGGGGCGGGTGGCGGAGATGGAGGCCATCATCGACAAGGTCCGCCCGGACGTGGAGGCGCGGGGCACGTTCCAGCAGCGCGCCCGCTTCTTCCAGGCGCTCCTCCTGATGGCCTTCAAGCGGGACCGCTACAGGGTCTCCGACGAGACGGTGCGGGATGCCTGGCGGGCGATGGAGGCCGGCGAGCGGTCTGGAGACCTCGCCGAGATGGCGACCTGCCGCTTCTTCCTGGCGTTCACCCTGCTGTTCCATGACGACCTGGATGCGTCCGAGCAGCAGGGGCTGGCGGGCCTGCGGCTGGCGGAGCTGCTGGGTGACCTGACGCTGCAGTCACGGCTGCTGACCTACCTGATGCAGGTGTACCGCCGGCGCGGCCAGGTGGCCGAGGCACGCGAGTGGAGCGAGCGCTGTCTGAAGGTGTCCACCGCGGCCGGCATGGACGACTACGTCGGCGCGGTCCAGGCCACCCGGGCGTGGGTGGCGTGGAAGGAGCACCGCCTGGACGAGGCCGAGCGCGAGGCGCGGGCGGCCACGGACTGCTGGCGGAAGCTCTCGGCGCGCTACCCGTTCGCCGGGCAGTGGCAGGGACTGGTGGTCCTGCTGGCGCTGGAGGCGCGGCGCGGGAAGGTGGCGGAGGCGGTGGAGCACGCGAGGGAGTTGTTGGACCCGGCGCAGCAGCGCCTGCCGGACCCACTGTCCGGCGCGCTGGAGGCGGCGGTCGGGGCGTGGAACAAGGGGCAGCGGCGAGAGGCGCTCGAACACCTGCTGCGTGCCGTGGACCTGGCGGACGAGCACCATTTCCTGTGA
- a CDS encoding HEAT repeat domain-containing protein, producing the protein MTCPSSFSSRALGLVALALIPLLPVTASAQAAAPAVPELRADSCSVEGLMDSIRRGLSSKSPAYRKYLRTLLRESAVTLPDAELRAAFERETDPAMVEHLAAALVARTERGADPAAMGVVAKRIQEERDPALRIASLRALRRTSATENTGDLYERLARDASPEVRQEAATNLIEDNQFVYSGHHGPAADAAVGAAAASTDPKVTARILDNVSTEHISPESADRLKSLLRSDDASVRAAAANALGGVPSEQMASSREALLGMYRDEQDLGVRKMLLRSIAQLGFAGAIPDLQRLRGVDPRLVPEVDAWIRALGMGLQEWSLILREKQRLQQAP; encoded by the coding sequence ATGACCTGCCCCTCCTCCTTCTCCTCGCGCGCGCTCGGCCTCGTCGCGCTCGCGCTCATCCCCCTCCTCCCCGTCACGGCGTCCGCCCAGGCCGCGGCCCCGGCGGTCCCCGAGCTGCGCGCGGACTCCTGCTCCGTCGAGGGGTTGATGGACAGCATCCGCCGGGGGCTTTCCTCCAAGTCCCCCGCCTACAGGAAGTACCTGCGCACGCTGCTGCGCGAGTCCGCCGTCACGCTGCCGGACGCCGAGCTGCGCGCGGCCTTCGAGCGGGAGACGGACCCCGCCATGGTCGAGCACCTCGCCGCCGCGCTGGTGGCGCGCACCGAGCGCGGGGCGGACCCCGCGGCCATGGGCGTGGTGGCGAAGCGCATCCAGGAGGAGCGAGACCCGGCCCTCCGCATCGCCTCCCTGCGCGCCCTGCGGCGCACCAGCGCCACGGAGAACACCGGCGACCTGTACGAGCGCCTGGCGCGGGACGCCTCCCCCGAGGTGCGCCAGGAGGCCGCGACGAACCTCATCGAGGACAACCAGTTCGTCTACTCGGGCCACCACGGCCCGGCCGCGGACGCGGCGGTGGGCGCGGCCGCCGCCTCCACGGACCCGAAGGTGACGGCGCGGATTCTCGACAACGTCTCCACCGAGCACATCAGCCCCGAGTCCGCGGACCGCCTCAAGTCGCTGCTGCGCAGTGACGACGCCAGCGTGCGCGCGGCGGCGGCCAACGCGCTGGGCGGGGTGCCGTCGGAGCAGATGGCCAGCTCGCGGGAAGCGCTGCTCGGCATGTACCGCGACGAGCAGGACCTCGGGGTGCGGAAGATGCTGCTGCGGAGCATCGCCCAGCTCGGCTTCGCGGGTGCGATTCCCGACCTCCAGCGCCTGCGGGGTGTCGACCCCCGCCTGGTGCCCGAGGTCGACGCGTGGATTCGGGCTCTCGGCATGGGCCTTCAGGAGTGGAGCCTGATCCTGAGGGAGAAGCAGCGGTTGCAGCAGGCTCCGTGA